In Candidatus Fusobacterium pullicola, a genomic segment contains:
- a CDS encoding 5'-nucleotidase, lipoprotein e(P4) family, translating into MKNKKILSLLAVAITAISMTGCSNLYSKSEDKVTLTYDELVARENMMATNWYQTSGEARALYLQGYNVATQRLKEYLKTPHTKPYSIVLDLDETVLDNSPYQAENIILGRGYDSKSWDEWVNMKKAKAVSGAKEFLQFADKNGVKIYYISDRTESQLEATIENLRAEGIPVQANDSVLLKNKDDKSGKVNRREYVKNHTQLIMLFGDNLSDFDLFSSKSIDERNAKVEELSKEFGDRFIIFPNPLYGAFETAIYGGKFPQAKEKLEIKESILKGYKSLETNN; encoded by the coding sequence ATGAAAAATAAAAAAATCTTATCACTATTAGCAGTGGCTATTACAGCTATAAGTATGACTGGATGTAGTAATCTGTATAGTAAGTCAGAGGATAAAGTAACACTTACTTATGATGAATTAGTAGCTAGAGAAAACATGATGGCAACTAACTGGTATCAAACTTCTGGAGAAGCAAGAGCTCTATATCTTCAAGGATATAATGTAGCAACGCAAAGATTAAAAGAGTATTTAAAAACACCTCATACAAAACCTTATTCAATAGTTTTAGATTTAGATGAAACTGTATTAGATAATAGTCCATATCAAGCTGAAAATATTATCCTAGGAAGAGGTTATGACAGTAAGTCTTGGGATGAATGGGTAAATATGAAAAAGGCTAAAGCAGTTTCTGGAGCAAAAGAATTTCTACAATTTGCCGATAAAAATGGAGTAAAGATATATTATATTTCAGATAGAACTGAAAGTCAATTAGAAGCAACGATTGAAAATTTAAGAGCAGAAGGAATACCTGTTCAAGCAAATGATAGTGTATTACTTAAAAACAAAGATGATAAAAGTGGGAAAGTAAATCGTCGTGAGTATGTAAAAAATCATACACAATTAATTATGTTATTTGGAGATAACCTATCAGATTTTGATTTATTTTCTTCTAAATCAATAGATGAAAGAAATGCTAAAGTTGAGGAGTTATCAAAAGAGTTTGGAGATAGATTTATAATATTCCCTAATCCACTATATGGAGCATTTGAAACTGCAATTTATGGTGGAAAGTTCCCACAAGCTAAAGAGAAATTAGAGATAAAAGAGAGTATTTTAAAAGGTTATAAATCACTTGAAACTAATAATTAA
- a CDS encoding IclR family transcriptional regulator, whose translation MREKSKVPAIDKADQIFNYLYYKYSATQSSIAKDLNLPKATVNRLLEVLTDLRYLNFQDKEYTLGEKFYFFSSRYEKYTLIKNITHPYLEELSLKFKETFKLSVLDNDKIRSIATVESSDLIKVSVAENAIFPLHAGAASKLLICQLGESKLDKLLDKNLPKYTENTITDREKLKSELLKINIQKISYDNMEHSKNIRAVAVPILDKKNRIIAAISCPCFADDLTEEKAKILVKEMQKTCEEISKRLEYFTN comes from the coding sequence TTGAGGGAAAAATCTAAGGTTCCTGCTATAGATAAAGCAGATCAAATTTTTAATTATCTATACTATAAATATTCTGCTACACAAAGTTCAATTGCTAAGGATTTGAATCTTCCAAAAGCAACTGTAAACAGACTTTTAGAGGTTCTTACAGATTTAAGATATCTTAACTTTCAAGATAAAGAGTATACTTTAGGGGAGAAGTTTTATTTTTTTTCTAGTAGATATGAAAAATATACCCTTATAAAAAATATAACTCACCCTTATCTTGAAGAACTATCTTTAAAATTTAAAGAGACTTTTAAATTAAGTGTACTTGATAATGATAAAATTAGAAGTATAGCTACAGTAGAAAGTAGTGATTTGATAAAGGTATCAGTTGCAGAAAATGCTATATTTCCTCTTCATGCTGGAGCTGCAAGTAAGCTTCTCATTTGCCAATTAGGTGAGAGTAAACTTGATAAACTACTTGATAAAAATCTTCCTAAATATACAGAAAATACTATTACTGATAGGGAAAAATTAAAAAGTGAACTACTTAAAATTAATATCCAGAAAATATCATATGACAACATGGAACACTCTAAAAATATTAGAGCTGTAGCAGTTCCTATTTTAGATAAAAAAAATAGAATTATTGCTGCTATTAGTTGTCCATGTTTTGCTGATGATCTAACTGAAGAAAAAGCAAAGATATTGGTTAAAGAGATGCAAAAAACTTGTGAAGAAATCTCTAAAAGACTAGAATATTTTACAAATTAA
- a CDS encoding GntR family transcriptional regulator has product MLLENTAKKKNENNREYIYRVIKENIMTLNLKPGECISEVELGNQLNVSRTPVREAIVRLSEEKLIDVFPQKGSFVSKIDLNLVEEAVFLRTLCEKEILKIACSDKNSKELIRELEKNLAYQKIIIDFEEDLHKFFDLDNEFHSLIFYYYNKKNVWKSVKRLATHYDRLRLIDALEKFSASKTYEQHYNIINIIKEHSFGDIDPLISAHLSKFKHVINKYLEKYPEYFK; this is encoded by the coding sequence ATGTTATTAGAAAATACTGCAAAAAAGAAAAACGAAAATAACCGAGAATACATCTATCGAGTTATAAAAGAAAATATTATGACTCTTAATTTAAAACCTGGAGAGTGTATTAGTGAGGTAGAGCTTGGTAATCAACTCAATGTTAGCCGTACTCCTGTAAGAGAGGCTATTGTTAGACTTTCAGAGGAAAAGCTTATTGATGTTTTTCCACAAAAAGGATCCTTTGTTTCTAAAATAGATCTTAACTTGGTAGAGGAGGCTGTTTTCTTAAGAACTCTTTGCGAAAAAGAGATATTAAAAATAGCTTGTTCTGATAAAAATTCAAAAGAGTTAATTAGAGAGTTAGAGAAAAATCTTGCTTATCAAAAGATAATAATTGATTTTGAAGAAGATTTACATAAATTTTTTGATTTAGATAATGAGTTTCATTCCTTAATATTCTATTATTATAATAAAAAGAATGTTTGGAAGAGTGTCAAAAGATTAGCTACTCATTATGATAGATTAAGATTGATTGATGCTTTGGAAAAATTTAGTGCCTCTAAAACCTATGAACAACACTATAATATTATCAATATTATAAAGGAACATTCTTTTGGAGATATTGATCCACTTATTTCGGCACATTTATCAAAATTTAAACATGTTATAAATAAGTATTTAGAAAAATACCCAGAATATTTTAAATAA
- a CDS encoding TRAP transporter large permease — MVLTTALIMFSVLVITLLLGFPIAISIGLSSILAILPSLAFDNTLVTGAQRIFSGISNFTLIAIPFFILAGNIMNQGGIAKKLVAFAQSLTGKIPGSLMQTNVLANMMFGAISGSATAACAAMGGILLPMEEEQGYDKKLGATVNIASAPTGLLIPPSNSLIVYSLVSGGTSVAALFMAGYIPGILWGIGCMALTLYLCKVRGMKGTNNFKLKVVLVTFIDALPSLALIVIVIGGIIKGIFTPTEGSIVAVVYTLILSMIFYRTISIKGLIDIFAESAKMTGIIVFLIGVSTIMSWVMAFTGVPQAISNLILGLTDNKFLILLLMNLLLLFIGTFMDVTPAILIFTPIFLPIVQSFGMSAVQFGIIIVFNLCIGNITPPVGNTLFVGVKVGNLKIEDVMGQLIKYYVVIIIVLMLVTYIPAISMYLPTVGGFVK; from the coding sequence ATGGTACTTACAACAGCATTAATAATGTTTTCAGTTTTAGTAATAACTTTATTATTAGGATTTCCTATTGCTATTAGTATAGGACTATCTTCAATCTTAGCAATATTACCATCATTAGCTTTTGATAATACATTGGTAACAGGAGCACAAAGAATATTCTCAGGAATTTCTAACTTTACTTTAATAGCTATTCCATTTTTTATACTTGCAGGAAATATAATGAATCAAGGTGGAATAGCAAAAAAATTAGTTGCTTTTGCTCAGTCGTTAACTGGAAAAATACCAGGGTCACTAATGCAAACAAATGTTTTAGCAAATATGATGTTTGGTGCAATCTCTGGATCAGCCACAGCTGCTTGTGCTGCTATGGGAGGAATTTTACTTCCTATGGAAGAGGAGCAAGGTTATGATAAGAAGTTAGGAGCAACAGTAAATATTGCTTCAGCTCCAACAGGATTATTAATACCGCCATCTAACTCACTTATAGTATATTCGTTAGTAAGTGGAGGAACTTCAGTAGCTGCTTTATTTATGGCAGGATATATTCCAGGAATTTTATGGGGAATAGGATGTATGGCTCTCACTTTATATTTATGTAAAGTAAGAGGAATGAAGGGAACAAATAATTTTAAATTAAAAGTTGTTTTAGTTACTTTTATAGATGCACTACCATCATTAGCATTGATTGTTATAGTTATAGGAGGGATAATTAAAGGAATATTTACTCCAACAGAGGGATCAATAGTAGCTGTGGTGTATACTTTAATTCTTTCAATGATATTTTATAGAACTATAAGTATAAAAGGATTAATAGATATATTTGCAGAAAGTGCTAAAATGACAGGAATAATAGTATTCTTAATAGGTGTATCAACAATTATGTCTTGGGTAATGGCATTTACTGGAGTACCTCAAGCTATCTCAAACTTGATTTTAGGATTAACAGATAACAAATTTTTAATTCTTTTATTAATGAACTTATTATTATTATTTATAGGAACGTTTATGGATGTTACTCCAGCAATCCTAATATTTACTCCGATATTCCTGCCAATAGTTCAATCTTTTGGAATGAGTGCTGTTCAATTTGGAATAATCATAGTATTCAACTTATGTATAGGAAATATTACACCACCAGTTGGAAATACTCTATTTGTGGGAGTAAAAGTTGGAAATTTAAAAATAGAAGATGTTATGGGACAACTAATAAAATATTATGTAGTAATAATAATAGTATTAATGTTAGTAACTTATATTCCAGCTATTTCAATGTATCTGCCAACTGTAGGTGGATTTGTAAAATAA